The Deltaproteobacteria bacterium DNA window AGAAGGAGCGGTCGCGGCACTTTGTCATGTCAACCCTTGTAAGGCCGGGGATGGCGTCCAGCACCGCGCGCGGGTCTTCGTACAGGCCGTTGTGGCGGCCAAGGTAGCAGGGATCGTGATACACGTACTTCTTGCCGCTGGTCTCAGGCGTCAGCTTCAACTTGCCGGATTTCACCGCGCCAAGGATGGTGGTGGCCATGTGCTCCACTTCGCAGATGCCCTCATAGTCCTTTTTAAGGGCGTTAAACGCGTGGGGGTCGGCGGTGACGATCTTTTTCGCGCCGGAGGCCGCTATCATCTCGGTGTTGTGTTCCTTCAGGCTCTGGAACAGGCTTTCCTCGCCGAAGCGACGCACCTCGTGGCCGGAGTCCTTCTCGGCAGGGCCGAGAATCGCTGCTTCCACCCCGGAGGCCGCAAGCACGCGGGCGGTGGACTGGGCGATTTTGCTGATCTGGTCGTCGAAGGAGGTGATGGAGTCAACGAAATAAAGGGTCTCGCAGGTCTCGCCCTTTTTCACATCAACAACGCTGATGGGCATGTCCTTGATCCACTCGCTGCGCTTCTTCTCCATCTTGCCGTAGGGGTTGCCGCGCTTTTCCAGGGCCGAGAGGGGCTTCTGGAGGCTCTGGGGCACCGCGCCCTCGTCCACCATTCCGCGCCTGAGGTCCACGATCTTGTCTATGTACTCGATGAAGATGGGGCACTCGGCCTCGCAGGCTCCGCAGGTGGTGCAGGACCAGATTTCATCCTCTGAGAGGATGGTGCCGATGAGATTGTCGTTGGCCTCGGCCTGGCCCTTCAGGGGGAAGGCCTTGAAGAGCTTGTCCCGGCACTTGATGGAGATGAACCTGGGGGAAAGCGGGCGGCCCACGGTGCGGGCCGGGCACTGGTCGGAGCAGCGTCCGCAGTCGGCGCAGGAATAAAAATCCAGGATGTGCTTCCAGGTGAAGTCCGTGAGTTTTTTCACGCCCACTGATTCCAGGGCTTCCAGCTCCTCGGCTGTGAGGCCGTACTGGATGGGCTTTATGGTCCCCTTGGTGAGCTTTGCAAGCCACACGTTGGGAATGGAGGTGATGACGTGGAAATGCTTTCCCAGGGGAAGCAGGTTCAAAAAGGTGAAGAAAATTATTTCGTG harbors:
- a CDS encoding (Fe-S)-binding protein; translated protein: MDPAAAHAVNLLPPPAQATILGIPVIILAVLIPVVAACLFTYIIVNRIKPLYLSRKDPRFDRVIARTWHMVKFAIGQYRQPRYWSAGVLHIMIFAGFCILSLRSITLVLLGVTEGFALPIVGEGQILGGVYSVTKDLAATMVLVACVIAAVRRGVIKPERYAVPKELGHDHTAEAVFILCMISGLMLADGFFEGSLAAATVKAGQEPHLLVPFTIPWFVSHALSFTSVSKLSVINVWAYLVHEIIFFTFLNLLPLGKHFHVITSIPNVWLAKLTKGTIKPIQYGLTAEELEALESVGVKKLTDFTWKHILDFYSCADCGRCSDQCPARTVGRPLSPRFISIKCRDKLFKAFPLKGQAEANDNLIGTILSEDEIWSCTTCGACEAECPIFIEYIDKIVDLRRGMVDEGAVPQSLQKPLSALEKRGNPYGKMEKKRSEWIKDMPISVVDVKKGETCETLYFVDSITSFDDQISKIAQSTARVLAASGVEAAILGPAEKDSGHEVRRFGEESLFQSLKEHNTEMIAASGAKKIVTADPHAFNALKKDYEGICEVEHMATTILGAVKSGKLKLTPETSGKKYVYHDPCYLGRHNGLYEDPRAVLDAIPGLTRVDMTKCRDRSFCCGGGGLMLFYEPVEETRMGKVRVAMAKDAGADVVVTACPFCKVNIEDAIKTSGLEGIMEVIDLVELVDQHIA